The genome window TTCCTGGACCTCCTCGGCGAAGGAGGGCCCGAAGAGGTCGGGCCTTTCCTCCCTGAGGAGCCGGAGGAGCTCCACCCCAAAGAGGCCGTGGAGGTTTTCCTCCTTGCTGGTGGCCTCGATGGCGTTGGAGATCCCCTTGAACCGGCCCAGGCGCTTGTTCAAGGCCATGAGCACGTAGAACTGGGAGAACAAGGAGACGTGCTCCGTGAAGGCGGAAAAGAGGAGGAGGGCCAGGGCGTAGTCCCTGAGGGTCCCCTTGCGGGCCACCTCCAGGGCCGAGGCCAGCTGGCGGTGCCGGTCCCTAAGGGCGGTGGCCTCGGCCACCGCCTGGGCGAAGCGCTCCTCGAGGCCCAAAAGCTCCAGGAGGTGGGCGTAGGCGTTGGCGTGGCGCACCTCGCTCTCGGCGAAGGTCATCCCCACCTCCGCCACCTCCGGCTTGGGGAAGACCTCGTAGGCCCGCGCCCAGAAGAGCTTCACGGAAAGCTCCACCTGGGCGATGGCGAGGAGGGAGCGCTCCACCAGGGCGCGCTCCTCGGGGGAGGCCAGGGCGTGGTCCTGGAGGTCTGCCGCGTAGCTGTACTCCGTGTGGAGCCAGTAGCTGTGGCGGATGGCGTCCCGGAAGCGGAGGAGCCCCGGGTACTCGTAGGGGCGGTAGTGGGGCCTAGGTTCCGTCAGCATGCCTACCTCCGACGCTTTGCCTAAGCCTTCTGGCGGCCTCCACCATGTGGCGGAGGTTGGCGATGGCCTCTTCTGGTTTGCGGGTCTTGAGGCCGCAGTCCGGGTTCACCCAGAGGCGCTCCGGGGGCAGATGGACCAGGTACCCCTCCAGGCGGGACAGGATCTCCTCCGCGGGGGCCTCCAGGGGGGAGTGGACGTCGAAGGCCCCCGGGCCCAGGTCCAGGGGGAGGTCCGCAAGGGCCTCGAGGAAGCCGGGGTCCTGCCTGGCCCCCTCCAGGCTCACCACATCGGGGTCCATGGCCTCCAGGAAAGGCCTCAGGGCGGCGTAGTCGGAGTAGCAGAGGTGGAGGTGCACCTGTACCCCTGGGGCCAGGTCCCCCACCACCCGGGAAAAGGCCTCCCCCACCCTGGCCAGGTAGCCGGGGCGCTCCTCCGCCCGCAGGGGGAGCTTTTCCAGGAGGGCGGGTTCGTCCACCTGGACCACCCGGATGCCCCGAGCAGCCACCTCCCGAACCTCCTCCCGCAGGGCTTCCGCCAAGGCCAAGATGGCCTCCCCCAAACCCACCCCTTGGGGCAGGTAGCTCCAGGCGGCCAGGGTGACGGGTCCCGTAAGGATGGCCTTCACCGGCTTCGGGGTCAGGCTCTGGGCGTAGAGGGTTTCCCGGAGGACCAGGGGCTCCCGGCGCCTGGGAGGCGCGAAGAGGATGGGAGGGCGCCAGACCCGGCTCCCATAGGAGAGGACGAACCCCTTATGGGTGGTGTGGAAGCCCTCCATCCTTTCGGCGAAGAACTCCACCATGTCGCTCCGCTCCGGCTCCCCGTGGACCAGGACGTCCAAGCCCAGCTCCTCCTGGAGGCGGATGTTTTCCTGGATGATCTTCTGGATCTCCCGCCAGTAGGTGGCCTGGTCCAAATCCCCGGAGCGCCGCCGCTTCCTGAGGGCGCGGAGCTCCTTGGTCTGAGGAAAGCTGCCGATGGTGGTGGTGGGAAAAGGGGGGAGGTTGAGGTCCACCTGGGCTTGCCGCCGGGCCTCCCTGGGGGGTCTGGGAGGAGGCGGTGGGGGAAGGCCCCGGTCCCAGGCGGGGGGCGGGGTGTGCCAGGCCTGGGCCTCCTCCCGGGACTCACCCCGGAGGGCCCTCTTGAGGAGGGCCAGCTCCCTAAGGCGCTCCTTGGCGAAGGCCAGCCGGCCGGCAAGCCCTGGGGGGAGGGGCTCCGCCACCTCCCAGGGCAGGTGGTACAGGGGGGCTTTGGGGGCCAGCCACACCTCGTGCCCCGCCTCCACCAGGGGATCCAGGCTGCGGGCCAGGCCCAAGAGGTCCGTGCGCCAAGGGGAAAGCCCCTCCACCACGCCCAGGACCAGGGCCGTCCCCGGGGAAACCCGGGGCAAGGAGCCCTCCGGCGGGTACACCAGGCCCAGCCCCCTAAGGGGCAGGTCCGCCAGGGCCTGGGCCACCTGGGGCCTGAGGGGCAGGTAGTAGGTGAGGAGGACCAGGGGGGCCTGGGCCCCCAGGAGGCGGTAGAGCCCCAGGAGGTGGGGCAGGTCCTCCCCGGCCCCGTCCAGGATGAGGGCGGGCTCCTGCAGCAGGACCGGCCTCCCCACCGGCCGCAGGAGCTCGGCGTAGGCCTCCCCCAGGGCCTCCAGGTGGGCCTGGAGCTCCCTGGGGGAGGCAGGCGGGTTCTGGGCCAACCGCACCAGGGTGTAGGGGCCGATGAGGGTGGGCAGCCCCTCCGCCAGGCTTAGGCCGCGTGCCCCTTGCGGGCGACCGGCGTCCGCGCCCCGGCCCACGGGGTAGGGAAACCAACCGGGCTGGGGGCGGTAGCGGGGTTGTTCCGGGAGCCGGGGCACCAGGTAGTGGTAGTTGGTGCCGAACCACTTTCTCAGGGGAAGGGCCCCTTTGCCCCGGGCCAGGGCGTAGTAGGCCTCCAGATCCCCTGGCGGCACGGGGTAGAGGCCCAGGGCCACCGCCAGGTCCAGCATGGGGTCGTAGAGGCTGACCTCCCCCAAGGGGTAGAGGTCCACCTCTTGGCGGTAGGCCGCAAGCCGGAGGCCTTCCAGCTCCTCCAGGCCCTCGAGGAAGGCCTCCCGTGGGAGGGATCCCCCCCAAAAGCCCTCCAAAAGCCCCTTGTACTCCAGGTTAGGGCCCAGCCGGGGCAGGCCCAGGCCCAGGGTCCGGATCATGCTTGGCCTCCCAAGGGGGGCACGGGCACAGGCCGCCCCTCCTCGTCCACCGCCACCAGGACGAACCCCCCCTCCGCCGCCAGGTAGGCCTCCCTGCCCGGCTCCAGGGGCTCCACCCACATCTCCACCGCCACCCGCATGGAGGTGCGGCCCACCTCCACCACCCGGGCCACCAGCTCCACGATGGAGCCCAGGGGCACCGGGCGCTTGAAGTCCACCGCATCCGAGTGCACCGTGACCACCTTGCGCCGGGCGTGGCGGGTGGCGGCCACAAAGGCCGCCTGGTCCATCCAGGCCAAAGCGGTTCCACCGAACAGGGTTCCGTAGTGGTTGGTCTCCCCGGGGAAGACCGTGTGCACCATGCGCGTTTCCCTCATGCCCGAAACCTCATCTCCTTTGGATTGGACAAGAATTCCCTTCCACCTAAAGGCGGCGCCCTCTGCTGGAAAGCAACGGGGCCACCCCTTACCTTCTGCCTCATCCTCCGTTAGGCCCAAGGGTCTTGGGCCTTAGGTTGTGGGGGGAACTAAGGGTCTAGGGTCCCACGGGCATCACCACCTTCACCCTTGCCTCGAGGGCTACGGGGCAGGGCCGCGAAGCGGGTACTCGGGCTTCCGGACGGGGCCGGTTACCGTTGCGGGACAGCGCCGGACTTGCACCGGACTTCCCCCACCGCCACGGGGCGTCCAGGCCTGTCGGCCTGGCATCGCGGCCGGGACACCCTAGGTCTTGGGTGTCCTGGGGGGTAGGCTACCACAGGTTGAGGCTTGGGTCAATGGCGCCTGCGCCCTTGGGGAGGCTTGGGGGAAGGGGTGGGAAAGCCTAAATGCCTTCGTTTGCTGCTTGATCTGCACTCCCGGATATGAGAAACTGTTGTAAAAGTCCCCCACCTCACCTTACGCGGCCCTCGCCAGCCGCTTCACCAGCAAGCGTAGCATGCCCAAGTACAACCACGCTTCACTGACGGAAGGATGCTGCTCGTAATCCTTGCTCAACCTCCGGTTCCTCCCCAACCACGCCAACGCCCGCCCCATCCTCCACCGCTTGGGCAACGGTTTGGTCACGGGCGTAGCCTGGCGTAAGGAGGGCGAACGTACGCCCAGAGCATCCTCCCCCCGGTATCCACCACCACCTGGCGTTGCAAGCTAGCCTTCGGCTGACCCGCCCCTTCACCCTCTTGGCCCCGTCGTCCCCTCGGGGCCCCCCTTTTCCGTGGTCTTCACCGATTGGCCCTCCACCACCAGGGCGCTGGGAGAGGCATACCGCCTTTCTCTTTCCCGGTCCCGCCGGACCAGGGCCTGAGCTGCCCTCTCCCAAACCCTTACAAGCTAACCTCCGGCTGACCTTTCTGCCCCTTGCGGAAGTAGGGGTAGGCCGTGGACCCGTGGGGTAGGTCATGGGCCATGGCGCGCCACTTGATGCCGTTTTCCAGAACGTACAGGATAGCGTTGCGGTTCCTTTGGGGTGGGGGCCCCAAAGACGATTTCTCGGCGAGGCACCTTGGCCGGGTGACCCCCGGGCTTGGGGGCGGGGATCAGGGGCTCAAGGATGGCCCATTCCTCATCGCTGAGGTCGCTGGGGTAGGATGGGCGTGTCCTCTGCGCCCTTCAAGGGTACGGGAACGGGACTTTTGTGACAGCCTCTCACATCCCCATCCCAAAGCTCCCCGGGGAAAGGCCTTGGCCCAGGCTGTGGAGGCTTACCCCCGTCCCCCTAGGGCCGCGAGGGTTCCCAGGAGGAGGCCGAGGCCGTACCCCAGTCCTCCCGTGACCCAGAGGCCCCGCCGCAGCTCCTCCCCCGTGGGGGAGGGAAGGTGGGGGTTCAGGGCATAGGCCCCCCGCTTCCGCAGGCGCACCCCAAGCCTCAGGGCCAGGGCGGCCATGGGGAAGCCGGCGTTGGGGGAAGGGGTCTTCCGGGCCTCCTGGAGGAGCCTCGGCCAAAGCCGGGGAGGGCAGAGGAGGAGGCCCGTAAGCCTTGCGGGGAGGAGGTTCAGGAGGTCGTCCACCCGGGCGGCGAAGGCTCCCCGGGCCCCGTGCTCCGGGTAGCCCCACATGGCGTCCGCGGTGTTGGCGTAGCGGTAGAGGGCAGCCCCCGCCAGGCCGAAGAGGGCGTAGTAGAGGAGGGGGGCGAGGACACCCCCCGCTTCCGCAGGCGCACCCCAAGCCTCAGGGCCAGGGCGGCCATGGGGAAGCCGGCGTTGGGGGAAGGGGTCTTCCGGGCCTCCTGGAGGAGCCTCGGCCAAAGCCGGGGAGGGCAGAGGAGGAGGCCCGTAAGCCTTGCGGGGAGGAGGTTCAGGAGGTCGTCCACCCGGGCGGCGAAGGCTCCCCGGGCCCCGTGCTCGGGATACCCCCACATGGCGTCCGCGGTGTTGGCGTAGCGGTAGAGGGCGGCCCCTGCCAGGCCGAAGAGGGCGTAGTAGAGGAGGGGGGCGAGGACGCTGTCCGAGAGGTTCTCGGAAAGGCTCTCCAAGGCGGCCTCCCGCACCTCCTCGGGGGAGAGGTCTTCCGTGGGGCGGCTCACGATGCGGGATAGCCGCCTCCGGGCCTCTTCCAGGTCCTCCCCCAGGGCCCTCTCCACCGCGGCCACCTCCTCCAGGAGCATCCGC of Thermus tengchongensis contains these proteins:
- a CDS encoding ribonucleotide-diphosphate reductase subunit beta; translated protein: MLTEPRPHYRPYEYPGLLRFRDAIRHSYWLHTEYSYAADLQDHALASPEERALVERSLLAIAQVELSVKLFWARAYEVFPKPEVAEVGMTFAESEVRHANAYAHLLELLGLEERFAQAVAEATALRDRHRQLASALEVARKGTLRDYALALLLFSAFTEHVSLFSQFYVLMALNKRLGRFKGISNAIEATSKEENLHGLFGVELLRLLREERPDLFGPSFAEEVQERAQGFFRAEEALLDWIFAQGDVDAVKREEVWEFLKWRYNQVLSLHGLPAPFPVREEALRDTEWFDLELFADKEVDFFNKRSVAYARRVQSFDPDELF
- a CDS encoding 5-methyltetrahydropteroyltriglutamate--homocysteine S-methyltransferase, with amino-acid sequence MIRTLGLGLPRLGPNLEYKGLLEGFWGGSLPREAFLEGLEELEGLRLAAYRQEVDLYPLGEVSLYDPMLDLAVALGLYPVPPGDLEAYYALARGKGALPLRKWFGTNYHYLVPRLPEQPRYRPQPGWFPYPVGRGADAGRPQGARGLSLAEGLPTLIGPYTLVRLAQNPPASPRELQAHLEALGEAYAELLRPVGRPVLLQEPALILDGAGEDLPHLLGLYRLLGAQAPLVLLTYYLPLRPQVAQALADLPLRGLGLVYPPEGSLPRVSPGTALVLGVVEGLSPWRTDLLGLARSLDPLVEAGHEVWLAPKAPLYHLPWEVAEPLPPGLAGRLAFAKERLRELALLKRALRGESREEAQAWHTPPPAWDRGLPPPPPPRPPREARRQAQVDLNLPPFPTTTIGSFPQTKELRALRKRRRSGDLDQATYWREIQKIIQENIRLQEELGLDVLVHGEPERSDMVEFFAERMEGFHTTHKGFVLSYGSRVWRPPILFAPPRRREPLVLRETLYAQSLTPKPVKAILTGPVTLAAWSYLPQGVGLGEAILALAEALREEVREVAARGIRVVQVDEPALLEKLPLRAEERPGYLARVGEAFSRVVGDLAPGVQVHLHLCYSDYAALRPFLEAMDPDVVSLEGARQDPGFLEALADLPLDLGPGAFDVHSPLEAPAEEILSRLEGYLVHLPPERLWVNPDCGLKTRKPEEAIANLRHMVEAARRLRQSVGGRHADGT
- a CDS encoding acyl-CoA thioesterase; the protein is MRETRMVHTVFPGETNHYGTLFGGTALAWMDQAAFVAATRHARRKVVTVHSDAVDFKRPVPLGSIVELVARVVEVGRTSMRVAVEMWVEPLEPGREAYLAAEGGFVLVAVDEEGRPVPVPPLGGQA
- a CDS encoding transposase codes for the protein MGPPPQRNRNAILYVLENGIKWRAMAHDLPHGSTAYPYFRKGQKGQPEVSL
- a CDS encoding cobalamin biosynthesis protein, which produces MAGAALYRYANTADAMWGYPEHGARGAFAARVDDLLNLLPARLTGLLLCPPRLWPRLLQEARKTPSPNAGFPMAALALRLGVRLRKRGAYALNPHLPSPTGEELRRGLWVTGGLGYGLGLLLGTLAALGGRG
- a CDS encoding CobD/CbiB family cobalamin biosynthesis protein; translated protein: MSLLLALLLDALLGEPPARLHPVVLMGRYLAWAWPRVRGLGSGAFYWTLGALLFTLPAFLLDLLLRPLAWGWLLLGLLLKPLFSLRMLLEEVAAVERALGEDLEEARRRLSRIVSRPTEDLSPEEVREAALESLSENLSDSVLAPLLYYALFGLASLRMLLEEVAAVERALGEDLEEARRRLSRIVSRPTEDLSPEEVREAALESLSENLSDSVLAPLLYYALFGLAGAALYRYANTADAMWGYPEHGARGAFAARVDDLLNLLPARLTGLLLCPPRLWPRLLQEARKTPSPNAGFPMAALALRLGVRLRKRGVSSPPSSTTPSSAWRGLPSTATPTPRTPCGATRSTGPGEPSPPGWTTS